One part of the uncultured Bacteroides sp. genome encodes these proteins:
- a CDS encoding TonB-dependent receptor: MCKRLFLFIVVMLMLTTVINAQITTAGINGKVVAEEGPAIGATVLAIHVPSGTKYGAITNDDGRFSLQGMRSGGPYKVEISYVGFQKSSFSGITLQLGESYLLNTTLKASSEILNEVVVVGSRDGKFNSQRTGAAVNFNRNRIENSPSISRSIYDVAKMTPQATVSGSGLSFAGSNNRYNSFQIDGSVNNDVFGLSSSGTNGGQTGANPISLDAIEELQVVIAPFDVRQSGFTGGGINAITKSGTNEFHGSAYGYYNNQNFAGTTAGKDVVDRKKLSEQSDKTYGFTFGGPIIKNKLFFFANAEKTKKTYPSSYNIGDGSNITIDEAKQISDKLISLTGGDNGGGYGARNINTESTKLLARIDWNINQANKFALRYSYLDANQLIFSNSANALRFNNNGYTMNDKTHSLVAELNSRFSNELANELRAGYTRVRDSRDIDGKPIPYVKINLTGSRSVEFGSERYSPANYLNQDVLTLTDNLTWFKGNHTLTAGTHNEFFKFKNLFIRENYGSYVYNSLTDFLSIGTTNEVAPYEYNYSFSKEDVTGSKRWAPTFGAAQLGLYLQDDWNVTDLFRLTYGVRMDIPVFFDKPGNNAVFNNSSIAKEYNVATNQMPSSTPMFSPRIGFRWNLDNSRKTLVRGGLGIFTGRIPFVWISNNFSNTGVEYSRTRLQAKDMTSAMANGFKFQIDPTKQYVPSGAMTSEIDVVDKKFKFPQVFRANLALEQTFAYGIKGSLEGLYSKTMNNVLYKNLAYEESGKYLSNGGDKRPLYQAVTNPSTSKAYTKEYTGVIYLTNTNKGYTYSLTAKLEKDFDFGLSTMAAYTYGKSKGLNDGTSSQAVSNWQYNENWQGPNNPEISYSDFDVRHRVIGSISYKKEYAKHFATTVSLFYNGQSGANYSVCYQNNINNDGASGNDVLYVPTDAELATMSFTPNAMTADQQRAALGEWINSNKDIKSLKGHYIPRNGLRSAFENHFDFHLAQDFYVNVCGRRNTIQLSFDILNIGNLLNRSWGIYNAPGNSYTPVSVASVDANGVPTFQFTKPAGDKLYSIADYNSRWRSQIGVKYIF, from the coding sequence ATGTGTAAAAGATTGTTTCTATTTATAGTAGTTATGTTAATGCTTACTACTGTGATTAATGCTCAAATTACAACTGCCGGAATAAATGGTAAAGTAGTTGCTGAAGAAGGACCCGCTATCGGGGCCACGGTATTAGCTATTCATGTGCCTTCAGGCACAAAATATGGAGCTATAACCAATGATGATGGCCGTTTCTCACTTCAGGGAATGCGTTCCGGAGGTCCATATAAAGTTGAAATATCTTATGTGGGCTTTCAAAAGTCTTCATTTTCTGGTATTACTTTGCAGTTAGGAGAAAGTTATTTGTTGAACACAACTCTTAAAGCTTCTTCTGAGATTTTGAATGAAGTAGTTGTGGTTGGCTCCAGAGATGGAAAATTTAATTCTCAAAGAACAGGTGCCGCTGTAAACTTTAACAGAAATAGAATAGAAAATTCTCCTTCTATTTCACGAAGTATTTATGATGTTGCTAAAATGACTCCACAAGCAACAGTTTCTGGTAGTGGTCTATCTTTCGCCGGATCGAATAATAGATATAACAGTTTCCAGATTGATGGTTCTGTTAATAATGATGTGTTTGGCTTATCTTCAAGTGGAACTAATGGTGGACAAACAGGAGCTAATCCTATTTCGCTTGATGCTATAGAAGAACTGCAAGTAGTTATTGCTCCTTTTGATGTTCGTCAAAGTGGCTTTACCGGTGGTGGTATTAATGCTATCACAAAATCAGGAACTAATGAATTTCATGGTTCAGCATATGGATACTATAATAATCAGAACTTTGCAGGTACTACTGCCGGAAAAGATGTAGTTGATAGAAAGAAACTGTCTGAGCAGTCAGATAAAACTTACGGCTTTACTTTTGGAGGTCCGATTATAAAAAATAAATTGTTCTTTTTTGCAAATGCTGAAAAAACTAAAAAAACGTATCCGTCTTCTTATAATATTGGTGATGGCTCAAATATTACAATTGATGAAGCGAAACAGATTTCTGATAAACTAATATCTCTTACAGGAGGCGATAATGGTGGTGGTTATGGTGCTAGAAATATTAATACAGAATCAACAAAATTATTGGCTCGTATAGACTGGAATATCAATCAGGCTAATAAATTTGCACTTCGTTATAGCTATCTGGATGCTAATCAGTTAATTTTCTCAAATTCAGCAAACGCTCTCCGTTTTAATAATAATGGTTACACAATGAATGATAAAACTCATTCACTTGTTGCTGAATTAAATTCTCGTTTTTCTAACGAACTGGCAAATGAATTGAGAGCTGGGTATACTCGTGTGAGAGATTCAAGAGATATTGATGGTAAACCAATTCCTTATGTAAAAATTAATCTCACAGGTTCCAGATCAGTAGAATTTGGATCGGAAAGATATTCTCCTGCAAATTATTTGAATCAGGATGTGTTGACTTTAACAGACAATTTAACCTGGTTTAAAGGCAATCATACATTAACAGCCGGAACTCACAATGAATTCTTTAAATTTAAGAATTTGTTTATCCGTGAAAATTATGGATCTTATGTTTATAACTCATTGACTGATTTTCTAAGTATTGGCACAACTAATGAAGTAGCTCCTTATGAATACAATTATTCATTTTCAAAAGAAGATGTAACAGGTAGTAAACGTTGGGCTCCTACATTTGGTGCAGCTCAGTTAGGACTATACTTACAAGATGATTGGAACGTAACAGATCTATTCCGCTTAACCTATGGAGTACGTATGGATATTCCTGTTTTTTTTGATAAACCGGGGAATAATGCTGTTTTCAACAATTCATCCATTGCAAAAGAGTATAATGTAGCAACTAACCAAATGCCTTCATCTACTCCAATGTTCTCTCCTCGTATTGGCTTCAGATGGAACCTGGATAATTCCAGAAAAACCCTTGTTCGAGGTGGATTGGGAATCTTTACTGGAAGAATACCTTTTGTGTGGATATCAAATAACTTCTCTAATACTGGTGTAGAATACAGTCGTACCCGCCTGCAAGCAAAAGATATGACTAGTGCTATGGCCAATGGCTTCAAATTTCAAATTGATCCTACTAAACAATATGTACCGAGTGGTGCAATGACTTCAGAGATTGATGTTGTTGATAAGAAATTTAAATTTCCACAGGTATTTCGTGCTAATTTAGCTCTTGAACAGACTTTTGCTTATGGCATTAAAGGATCATTGGAAGGATTATACTCAAAAACAATGAACAATGTATTGTATAAAAATCTAGCTTATGAGGAAAGTGGGAAATATTTGTCGAATGGTGGAGACAAAAGGCCTCTGTATCAGGCTGTGACAAATCCTTCAACAAGCAAAGCATATACAAAAGAGTATACAGGTGTTATTTATCTGACCAATACAAACAAAGGATACACATATAGTTTGACAGCTAAACTTGAAAAAGATTTTGATTTTGGTTTAAGCACTATGGCTGCTTATACTTATGGAAAATCAAAAGGATTAAATGATGGAACTTCCAGTCAGGCTGTTTCTAACTGGCAATATAATGAAAACTGGCAAGGTCCTAATAATCCTGAGATCTCATATTCAGATTTTGATGTACGTCATAGGGTTATAGGTAGTATATCTTACAAAAAGGAATATGCAAAACATTTTGCAACAACAGTAAGCCTTTTTTATAATGGACAATCAGGAGCTAACTATTCTGTCTGTTATCAGAATAATATCAATAATGATGGTGCTTCTGGTAATGACGTATTATATGTTCCTACTGATGCTGAACTTGCAACCATGTCTTTTACGCCGAATGCGATGACTGCCGATCAGCAGAGAGCTGCATTAGGTGAATGGATTAATTCAAATAAAGACATTAAGAGTCTGAAAGGTCATTACATACCAAGAAATGGGCTTCGCTCTGCTTTTGAAAATCATTTTGATTTCCATTTAGCTCAGGATTTCTATGTAAATGTTTGCGGAAGAAGAAATACAATCCAGCTTTCTTTTGATATCTTAAATATTGGAAATCTGTTAAACCGCTCATGGGGTATTTATAATGCGCCAGGTAATTCTTATACTCCCGTTTCTGTTGCAAGTGTTGATGCTAATGGAGTTCCAACATTTCAGTTTACTAAACCTGCAGGAGACAAATTATATAGTATAGCAGATTATAATTCTCGCTGGAGATCACAAATTGGAGTGAAGTATATATTTTAA
- a CDS encoding NUDIX domain-containing protein, translating into MHPLSQFGFCPKCGSSHFEENNEKSKVCRQCGFVYYFNPSSATVAFILNEKNELLVCRRAKEPKKGTLDLPGGFIDMHETAEEGVTREVLEETNLKVDKAIYLFTIPNIYIYSGFPVHTLDMFFLCEVKDSSSFEAKDDVADSFFLPLDKINSEEFGLDSVREGFVRFRSSYTDVK; encoded by the coding sequence ATGCATCCATTATCTCAGTTTGGCTTTTGTCCTAAATGCGGTTCTTCCCACTTTGAAGAGAACAATGAGAAGTCCAAGGTTTGCCGTCAGTGTGGTTTTGTCTATTATTTCAATCCATCTTCTGCCACTGTTGCTTTTATCCTGAATGAAAAGAATGAGTTGTTGGTCTGTCGTCGGGCAAAGGAACCAAAGAAAGGTACGCTTGATTTGCCGGGAGGATTTATTGATATGCACGAAACTGCTGAAGAAGGTGTAACAAGGGAAGTTCTGGAAGAGACGAATTTGAAGGTAGATAAAGCAATTTATTTGTTTACCATTCCCAATATTTATATTTATTCAGGTTTCCCGGTACATACACTGGATATGTTTTTCCTTTGTGAGGTAAAGGATAGCTCTTCCTTTGAAGCAAAGGATGACGTAGCCGATTCTTTTTTTCTTCCTTTAGATAAAATCAATTCTGAAGAGTTTGGTCTGGATTCCGTAAGGGAAGGGTTTGTGAGGTTCAGATCATCCTATACTGATGTAAAGTAG
- a CDS encoding ATP-binding protein, translating to MELNNLVKQRIIDAIIENRPNYTSDNKHAVALGINPSVYNAIKKGNVDKQLSDSSFISIARRLGVSLKNEIPWHAAETPTFVFVTKQLEMCQNSSLSGLLCDVPNIGKTFTAKAFVKSHKNAVYVDCGQVKTKMRMIRYIAKEFGINSNGRYADVYDDLVYYLRSIERPIIILDEAGDMNYETFAELKALWNATDRCCGWYMMGANGLKKKIRLGMERETNSYEEMFSRYGDKYNRVTPEDEKERNTFLKAQAAIVAKINAPTGTNINKIVNQSEGRLRRVYTEIEKLVMGA from the coding sequence ATGGAATTAAACAATTTAGTAAAGCAACGCATCATTGATGCAATTATTGAGAATCGCCCCAATTATACAAGCGACAATAAACATGCCGTTGCGCTTGGAATTAATCCTTCTGTTTACAATGCTATTAAGAAGGGGAATGTAGATAAGCAATTGAGTGATTCTTCATTTATTAGTATTGCCCGCCGCCTTGGTGTTAGTCTTAAAAATGAGATTCCCTGGCATGCTGCCGAGACTCCGACTTTTGTTTTCGTGACAAAGCAATTGGAGATGTGCCAAAACAGTAGTCTTAGCGGTTTGCTTTGTGATGTTCCCAATATAGGGAAAACGTTCACCGCGAAAGCTTTTGTTAAATCTCATAAGAATGCTGTATATGTAGATTGCGGACAGGTTAAAACAAAAATGCGTATGATTCGCTACATCGCGAAAGAATTTGGAATTAACAGTAACGGCAGGTACGCAGATGTTTATGATGATCTTGTTTACTACCTCCGCAGCATTGAACGACCTATTATTATCCTTGACGAAGCAGGAGATATGAACTACGAAACATTTGCAGAGTTGAAAGCTCTTTGGAATGCCACTGACCGTTGTTGCGGATGGTATATGATGGGGGCCAATGGATTGAAAAAGAAGATCCGTCTTGGTATGGAACGTGAGACTAACTCTTACGAGGAAATGTTCAGCCGATACGGAGATAAGTACAATCGTGTTACTCCTGAGGATGAAAAGGAACGCAATACCTTCCTCAAAGCTCAGGCTGCTATTGTAGCAAAAATAAACGCTCCTACAGGTACTAACATTAATAAGATAGTTAATCAATCGGAAGGAAGATTGCGCAGAGTGTACACCGAAATAGAGAAACTTGTAATGGGGGCTTAG
- a CDS encoding S41 family peptidase codes for MKNFLLKKIAILAGIVVLGLTFSSFKDDDKNFQVTKNLDVFNSIFKELDMFYVDTIKPDKSIRTGIDAMLEALDPYTEYYAEEDMGDLNLMIKGSYGGIGSVISYYKGRVVIDEPYENMPAAKLGLKPGDVLLEIDGKDLKGKSVAQVSELLKGQIGTTFILKVERQGVKKPLEFKLTRESIQIPAVPYYNVEANNTGYIQLSSFTGKPAKEFKDAFLALKKRGITSLIIDLRNNGGGLLDEAVEIANMFLPKGKEIVYTRGKMKQWDRSYKTTHDPIDPNIPITVLVNNGSASASEILAGAFQDLDRAVIIGTRTFGKGLVQTTRNLPYGGSLKLTTAKYYIPSGRCVQAIDYKHRNEDGSVGRVPDSLTTVFHTAAGREVRDGGGITPDMEIKAEKTPNILYYLIIDKKIFEYANDYCVKHPTIPSAQEFALTDDDYKAFKEMVSKSDFKYDRQSDKVLKNLKEVAEFEGYMDDASEEFKALEKKLSHNLDRDLDHFSKDIKSLISAEIVKRYYYQKGAITQQLKNDDELVKAIDLLNNPEKYNGLLSPAKGKQEQKTTAEVK; via the coding sequence ATGAAAAATTTCCTTCTTAAAAAGATCGCCATCCTGGCCGGAATCGTTGTGCTGGGACTTACATTTTCAAGCTTTAAAGATGATGATAAGAATTTTCAGGTAACTAAAAACCTGGATGTATTCAATTCTATTTTTAAGGAGTTGGACATGTTTTATGTAGATACTATCAAACCGGACAAAAGTATTCGTACCGGAATAGATGCCATGCTTGAAGCATTAGACCCCTACACGGAATATTACGCAGAAGAGGATATGGGTGATCTTAATCTGATGATTAAAGGAAGTTACGGCGGTATTGGTTCAGTTATCTCTTACTATAAAGGAAGAGTAGTTATTGATGAGCCTTATGAAAACATGCCTGCTGCTAAATTGGGACTGAAACCAGGAGATGTTCTTCTTGAGATTGACGGAAAAGATTTGAAAGGTAAATCTGTAGCTCAGGTCAGTGAATTATTGAAAGGACAGATTGGTACTACTTTTATTCTCAAAGTAGAACGCCAAGGGGTAAAGAAACCTTTGGAATTTAAGCTGACTCGTGAGTCAATCCAGATTCCTGCAGTGCCATATTATAACGTTGAAGCAAATAATACAGGATATATACAGTTAAGCTCTTTCACCGGAAAGCCTGCAAAAGAATTTAAAGATGCTTTTCTTGCTTTGAAAAAGAGAGGTATTACTTCACTGATTATCGACCTTCGTAACAATGGTGGTGGATTATTGGATGAAGCTGTTGAAATAGCTAATATGTTCCTTCCAAAAGGGAAAGAAATTGTTTATACCCGTGGAAAAATGAAGCAATGGGATAGAAGTTATAAAACAACCCACGACCCTATTGATCCAAACATCCCTATCACTGTTTTAGTAAACAACGGATCGGCTTCGGCATCAGAAATTCTGGCCGGTGCATTCCAGGATCTGGATCGTGCTGTAATAATCGGAACAAGAACATTTGGAAAGGGACTGGTACAAACCACTAGAAATCTACCTTACGGCGGTAGTCTGAAACTTACTACAGCAAAATATTATATTCCTAGCGGACGTTGCGTTCAGGCTATCGATTACAAACATCGCAATGAAGACGGTAGCGTAGGTCGCGTTCCCGACAGTCTAACCACTGTTTTCCATACAGCTGCAGGCAGAGAAGTTCGTGACGGTGGAGGTATTACTCCGGATATGGAGATTAAAGCTGAAAAAACTCCGAATATCCTTTATTACCTGATAATAGACAAGAAGATTTTTGAATATGCCAACGACTATTGCGTAAAGCACCCAACCATTCCTTCTGCACAAGAGTTTGCATTAACAGACGATGATTATAAAGCTTTCAAGGAAATGGTGAGCAAATCAGATTTTAAATACGATCGCCAAAGTGATAAGGTTCTTAAAAACCTGAAAGAGGTTGCCGAATTCGAAGGATATATGGACGATGCTTCGGAAGAGTTCAAAGCTTTGGAAAAGAAGTTAAGTCATAACCTTGACCGCGACCTGGATCATTTTTCAAAAGATATCAAATCGCTTATTTCAGCAGAGATTGTTAAGCGCTACTATTATCAGAAAGGCGCTATTACTCAGCAACTAAAGAATGACGATGAGCTGGTAAAAGCTATTGATTTACTTAATAATCCAGAAAAATATAACGGTTTATTGAGTCCTGCAAAAGGAAAGCAAGAACAAAAAACTACGGCTGAAGTAAAATAA
- a CDS encoding adenosine kinase, translating to MDKIIGLGNALVDVLATLKDDSILHEMGLPKGSMQLIDETKLQQINDRFSQMKTHLATGGSAGNAILGLASLGAGTGFIGKVGNDKFGDFYRENLLKNNIEEKLLTGDMPSGVASTFISPDGERTFGTYLGAAASLKAEDLTIDLFKGYSYLFIEGYLVQDHEMILHAIKLAKEAGLQICLDLASYNVVENDLEFFTLLIDEYVDIVFANEEEAKSFTGKEPEEALDIIAKKCSIAIVKIGAKGSYIKKGTEEVHAKAIQVNNVVDTTGAGDFFAAGFLYGLTCGYGLEKCANIGSVLSGNVIQVVGTNLPKQQWDEIKLNINTIISQ from the coding sequence ATGGATAAAATAATTGGTTTAGGCAATGCCCTTGTAGACGTTCTTGCGACATTAAAAGACGACAGTATACTTCACGAAATGGGATTACCCAAAGGAAGCATGCAATTGATTGATGAGACTAAGCTTCAACAAATTAACGATAGATTTTCTCAGATGAAGACCCACCTGGCAACTGGTGGATCGGCCGGAAATGCAATCTTAGGATTGGCAAGTCTTGGTGCCGGAACAGGTTTTATAGGAAAAGTAGGAAACGATAAATTTGGCGATTTTTATCGCGAAAATCTTCTAAAAAATAATATTGAAGAGAAATTACTGACCGGAGATATGCCTTCAGGAGTAGCTTCAACTTTTATTTCGCCTGATGGAGAAAGAACTTTTGGTACATATCTGGGAGCTGCCGCATCATTGAAAGCAGAAGATCTTACTATTGATCTTTTCAAAGGATATTCCTACCTGTTTATTGAAGGGTATCTGGTACAGGATCATGAAATGATTCTCCATGCTATTAAACTGGCTAAAGAGGCCGGATTACAAATCTGCCTGGACCTCGCCAGCTACAATGTGGTAGAGAACGACCTTGAATTCTTTACTTTATTGATCGATGAATATGTAGACATCGTATTCGCCAACGAAGAAGAGGCTAAATCTTTCACAGGAAAAGAACCTGAAGAAGCTCTGGATATCATTGCTAAAAAATGCAGCATTGCAATTGTAAAAATCGGGGCAAAAGGATCGTATATAAAGAAAGGAACCGAGGAAGTACACGCAAAAGCTATTCAGGTAAATAATGTAGTAGATACAACAGGTGCAGGAGATTTCTTTGCTGCCGGATTCCTTTACGGACTTACCTGCGGATATGGACTTGAAAAGTGCGCCAACATTGGCTCTGTTTTATCTGGAAACGTTATTCAGGTAGTAGGAACAAATCTTCCAAAACAACAATGGGATGAAATAAAGTTAAATATTAACACAATTATTTCGCAGTAA
- the amrB gene encoding AmmeMemoRadiSam system protein B, with protein sequence MSDKHPTSDRHPAVAGQFYPANPDSLQKELTKHFAAATPKMYEHVRAIITPHAGYVFSGTIAASAFNQIDNDVDYKRVFLIASSHQVHFEGASIYCDGDFLMPYGKEEVDTVFGKMLVKCNPELFTDDPLPHSNEHSIEVQLPFLHYVLNGKYKIVPIVLGTADHKTCRHIASVLKPYLTKDNLFIISSDFSHYPDYDNAKSVDLDTEKAILCNDPKHLMTVLSENAGKHIPRLATSLCGWTSVLTLLYMTEGNESFHYKGVKYSNSGDAELYGEHDRVVGYWAIALTEKEDSKKEEFSLSGEEKQQLLKEARRAIENLFWDSEKPALDINNCSPALKTKCGAFVSLHRKDGSLRGCIGQMVSDKPLLKVVHDKAIWAAINDSRFSPLTEDELDDIDIEISVLSPMKKIQDISEMEMGVHGIYISQGFCSGVFLPQVATETGWDKETFLGHCARDKAGIGWDGWKDADIYIFTATIFSEKDNSN encoded by the coding sequence ATGAGTGACAAGCATCCAACTTCCGATCGGCATCCTGCAGTAGCCGGACAATTTTATCCGGCTAATCCTGATTCATTGCAAAAAGAGCTCACTAAGCATTTTGCAGCGGCTACTCCTAAAATGTATGAGCATGTTCGTGCCATTATTACTCCTCATGCCGGATATGTTTTTTCCGGAACAATTGCTGCCTCTGCCTTTAATCAGATTGATAACGACGTTGATTATAAACGTGTTTTTCTTATCGCTTCGTCGCATCAGGTTCACTTTGAAGGTGCGTCAATCTATTGCGATGGTGACTTTCTGATGCCTTATGGAAAGGAAGAGGTGGATACCGTATTTGGAAAGATGCTTGTAAAGTGTAATCCCGAACTTTTTACTGACGATCCGTTGCCTCATTCAAATGAACATAGCATTGAGGTACAACTTCCTTTTCTTCACTATGTATTGAATGGAAAGTATAAGATTGTGCCTATTGTTCTGGGAACGGCAGATCATAAAACCTGCAGGCATATTGCATCGGTCTTGAAACCTTATCTTACTAAAGATAATTTATTCATAATCAGCTCCGATTTTTCTCATTATCCGGATTATGATAATGCAAAGTCTGTAGACCTCGATACCGAAAAGGCCATTCTGTGCAATGACCCGAAACACTTGATGACTGTATTGTCTGAGAATGCGGGTAAACATATTCCTCGTTTGGCAACCAGTCTTTGTGGTTGGACCTCTGTGCTGACATTGCTTTATATGACAGAAGGTAACGAATCGTTTCATTATAAGGGGGTGAAATATAGTAACTCGGGTGATGCCGAACTTTATGGTGAACACGACAGGGTGGTTGGTTATTGGGCTATTGCCCTGACAGAAAAAGAAGACTCGAAAAAGGAAGAATTTTCTCTTTCTGGTGAGGAAAAGCAACAATTGTTGAAAGAGGCGAGGCGGGCTATAGAAAATTTATTCTGGGATTCAGAGAAACCTGCTTTGGATATTAATAACTGCTCTCCTGCTCTCAAAACCAAATGCGGAGCTTTTGTTTCCCTTCATAGAAAGGATGGTTCTTTGCGTGGATGTATCGGACAAATGGTTAGCGATAAACCATTGCTGAAAGTTGTTCATGATAAGGCAATATGGGCAGCAATAAATGATTCCCGTTTCTCTCCGCTTACTGAAGATGAGTTGGATGATATTGATATTGAAATCTCTGTATTGTCGCCAATGAAGAAGATTCAGGATATATCCGAAATGGAAATGGGTGTGCATGGCATTTATATATCACAAGGATTTTGCAGTGGGGTTTTTCTTCCACAGGTAGCTACTGAAACCGGTTGGGATAAGGAGACTTTTCTTGGGCACTGTGCCCGTGATAAAGCTGGTATTGGCTGGGATGGATGGAAGGATGCAGATATTTATATTTTCACTGCAACAATATTCAGTGAAAAGGATAATTCTAATTAA
- a CDS encoding DUF2750 domain-containing protein, which produces MKITNKEIEAVSQLEAFQRYEYFIKRVADSEKMYTLVDENGTFAIADVENSAVLSVWSASKFAEENVVDEWRSFSVKEITLEEFEEEIIDMIEKNNWLMNVFSIKGKSGFIVDINEFAKDLSVEMQKYH; this is translated from the coding sequence ATGAAGATAACAAATAAAGAGATTGAAGCTGTATCTCAGCTAGAAGCTTTCCAACGCTATGAATATTTTATAAAACGAGTTGCAGACTCTGAAAAAATGTACACTCTTGTTGATGAAAATGGAACTTTTGCAATAGCAGATGTTGAAAATAGTGCTGTTTTATCAGTTTGGTCTGCTTCTAAGTTTGCAGAGGAGAATGTAGTTGACGAATGGAGAAGTTTTTCTGTTAAAGAGATAACTCTTGAAGAATTTGAAGAGGAGATAATTGACATGATTGAAAAAAACAATTGGCTAATGAATGTTTTCTCGATTAAAGGTAAATCTGGATTTATAGTCGATATTAATGAATTTGCGAAAGACCTTAGTGTTGAAATGCAGAAATACCATTAA
- the amrS gene encoding AmmeMemoRadiSam system radical SAM enzyme, whose protein sequence is METTDLGKWHKLSAYQEKVDGNSVRCHICPHNCIINEGKVGICKTRVNKEGTLYSISYGNPCSLSIDPIEKKPLFHFHPGERIFSLATAGCNFRCLNCQNWEISQSSPLELNHYDLMPEDVVKRAIAHGTNLIAFTYTEPTVFYEYVYDTAQIAHEEGLKTVFISNGFINQQPLIDLCPFLDAANIDLKCFDDDIYRKLDGGRLQPVLDTLKTLKEKKVWLEITNLLVPTYTDNNKMIEEMCKWLVDNGFSDTPLHFSRFFPAYKLMDLPPTTEKSLIQAKEIAEKAGIKYVYIGNIPSVHEENTYCPQCKRMILERINYTIIKNNIDDGKCEFCKTPIAGVWK, encoded by the coding sequence ATGGAAACAACTGATTTAGGCAAATGGCATAAACTTTCGGCTTATCAGGAAAAAGTTGATGGGAATAGCGTTCGCTGCCATATCTGTCCCCATAACTGCATAATTAATGAAGGGAAAGTGGGAATTTGTAAAACAAGAGTAAACAAAGAAGGTACGTTGTACTCTATTTCCTATGGAAATCCATGTTCTTTAAGTATTGACCCTATTGAAAAGAAACCCTTGTTTCACTTTCACCCGGGAGAAAGAATATTCTCACTTGCAACAGCCGGATGCAACTTCCGCTGTCTTAATTGCCAAAACTGGGAAATCTCACAATCTTCTCCGCTCGAGTTAAACCATTATGACTTGATGCCAGAGGATGTAGTAAAACGCGCCATAGCTCACGGCACAAATTTAATCGCCTTTACTTATACCGAACCAACAGTCTTTTACGAATATGTATACGATACTGCTCAAATAGCACATGAAGAGGGATTAAAAACAGTCTTTATCTCTAACGGCTTCATCAATCAACAACCACTAATTGATCTTTGTCCATTTCTTGATGCAGCAAATATAGACCTAAAATGTTTCGATGATGATATTTATCGAAAACTGGATGGAGGTAGACTTCAACCGGTACTCGACACCCTGAAAACGCTAAAAGAAAAAAAAGTATGGCTGGAAATCACCAATCTTCTTGTACCGACCTACACAGACAACAATAAAATGATTGAAGAAATGTGTAAATGGCTGGTCGATAATGGTTTTTCTGACACTCCTCTCCATTTCAGCCGGTTTTTCCCCGCTTACAAATTAATGGATTTACCACCAACAACAGAAAAGTCACTTATCCAGGCTAAAGAAATTGCAGAAAAAGCAGGAATAAAGTATGTATATATAGGAAATATCCCAAGTGTTCACGAAGAAAACACCTATTGTCCGCAATGCAAGCGTATGATACTGGAACGAATCAATTATACAATAATAAAAAACAATATTGATGATGGTAAATGTGAGTTCTGTAAAACACCCATTGCCGGAGTCTGGAAATAA
- a CDS encoding DUF4304 domain-containing protein, protein MEKKNLIKLLDEIFVPLGLKRKGNSWVFNGKELSKIINLQKSNYSNAFYINYGYIINGLELTTTTHVGNRLASTDKEEQKRITDLLDLETEIPTDQRLAELKVFITGKITTQIKSMNTEMDLLNELKKRQHLNNIPLVVKKHFNLTALTLKSESYSFLSPIIN, encoded by the coding sequence ATGGAAAAGAAGAATTTAATAAAACTATTAGATGAAATATTTGTTCCCCTTGGTCTTAAGCGAAAGGGAAACAGTTGGGTTTTTAATGGCAAGGAACTTTCTAAAATAATCAACTTACAGAAGTCAAACTATAGCAATGCTTTCTATATTAACTATGGTTATATAATAAATGGTCTTGAACTTACAACAACGACACATGTTGGAAATCGGTTGGCATCTACCGACAAAGAGGAACAGAAAAGGATAACCGATTTGCTAGACTTGGAGACAGAGATACCGACAGACCAAAGGTTAGCTGAATTAAAGGTATTTATCACTGGTAAGATAACTACACAAATAAAGTCAATGAACACTGAAATGGACTTGTTAAACGAGTTAAAGAAGCGTCAGCATTTAAACAATATACCTTTGGTGGTCAAAAAGCATTTTAATTTGACTGCGTTGACTTTGAAATCTGAGTCGTATTCTTTTCTTTCTCCCATAATTAATTAA